From one Phytohabitans houttuyneae genomic stretch:
- a CDS encoding L-threonylcarbamoyladenylate synthase, with protein MLFDCRSVADRDRGIAAAIEAVKNGELVVLPTDTVYGIGADAFTPYAVTALRDAKGPDPQAPPPVLVGSRHVLDGLVFMLPKLARDLADAFWPGALTIIVEHAPSLQWDLGETGGAVAVRMPLHPVALEVLRETGPMAVSSANKIGQPAAKTAEEAREQLGYAVRIYLEAGASVDPEPSSIVDLTGDVPRLLRAGAIPLEKIRDVVPEIVGPAETGA; from the coding sequence ATGCTCTTTGACTGCCGGTCGGTGGCCGACCGCGACCGAGGCATCGCCGCGGCGATCGAGGCGGTCAAAAACGGCGAGCTGGTCGTGCTCCCGACGGACACGGTCTACGGGATCGGCGCGGACGCGTTCACGCCGTACGCGGTGACCGCCCTGCGCGATGCCAAGGGTCCCGATCCGCAGGCGCCCCCGCCGGTGCTTGTCGGCTCCCGCCACGTGCTCGACGGCTTGGTCTTCATGCTGCCCAAGCTGGCTCGCGACCTGGCCGACGCGTTCTGGCCGGGCGCTCTCACGATCATCGTGGAGCACGCGCCGAGCCTCCAGTGGGACCTCGGCGAGACCGGCGGCGCGGTCGCGGTGCGGATGCCGCTGCACCCGGTGGCGCTGGAGGTGCTCCGCGAGACCGGCCCGATGGCCGTCTCCTCGGCCAACAAGATCGGCCAGCCCGCGGCGAAGACCGCTGAAGAGGCCCGCGAGCAGCTCGGCTACGCCGTGCGGATCTACCTGGAGGCGGGCGCCTCGGTCGACCCGGAGCCCAGCTCGATCGTCGACCTGACCGGCGACGTGCCGCGGCTGCTCCGCGCCGGCGCGATCCCGCTCGAAAAGATCCGCGACGTCGTGCCGGAGATCGTCGGCCCGGCAGAGACTGGCGCCTGA
- a CDS encoding arsenate reductase/protein-tyrosine-phosphatase family protein, giving the protein MPPFTVLHVCMGNICRSPMAERLLDRAVRERLAKAGTVPPAEELLHSHSAGTGGWHAGEEMNPPAARQVRARGGDPAGFVARKLRSDQIDAADLVLTATADQQEYVVALRPDAAARTFVLGEFGRLLGTVDLSTLPPSGPTPDAVYNRGVALVEAVNAARGSTSPTAADDLDDPWGRGDQAFTRVADEIEDTLDPLARALMPEPAA; this is encoded by the coding sequence GTGCCGCCGTTCACCGTCCTGCATGTGTGCATGGGCAACATCTGCCGTTCACCGATGGCCGAGCGGCTGCTCGACCGCGCCGTCCGGGAGCGGCTGGCCAAGGCGGGCACGGTGCCGCCGGCCGAGGAGCTGCTGCACAGCCACAGCGCCGGCACCGGCGGCTGGCACGCCGGCGAGGAGATGAACCCGCCGGCCGCGCGCCAGGTGCGGGCCCGCGGTGGCGATCCCGCCGGGTTCGTCGCGCGCAAGCTGCGATCGGACCAGATCGACGCCGCCGACCTCGTCCTCACGGCGACGGCAGACCAGCAGGAGTACGTGGTGGCGCTGCGCCCCGACGCGGCCGCGCGCACGTTCGTGCTGGGCGAGTTCGGGCGCCTGCTCGGCACCGTCGACCTGTCGACCCTGCCGCCTTCGGGGCCCACGCCCGACGCCGTGTACAACCGGGGTGTGGCGCTGGTCGAAGCGGTCAACGCCGCACGCGGCAGCACCTCGCCGACGGCCGCCGACGACCTCGACGACCCGTGGGGCCGCGGCGACCAGGCGTTCACCCGGGTGGCTGACGAGATCGAGGACACGCTCGACCCGCTCGCCCGCGCGCTCATGCCAGAGCCGGCCGCCTGA
- a CDS encoding L-threonylcarbamoyladenylate synthase has product MQQRFNFLAPATQSGLLRLGDAEFVAGRLRDGGLAVLPTETGYMLAALATSLPALRAAFDVKERDYAHAMHVACASIGMAARYARLSADARRLMGAFTPGPLTVVAQQTGALPDEMVTLGGTVGIRVPDHPATLQVIATLDAPITATSLNRSGEETRPFDRDLLEELPWGDAHDIPVVEDKAAVRYAAASTLVRLTGPAPEVLRQGPITADQIAAALER; this is encoded by the coding sequence ATGCAGCAGCGGTTCAACTTCCTCGCCCCCGCCACGCAGTCCGGACTGCTCCGGCTCGGCGACGCAGAGTTCGTGGCCGGGCGGCTGCGCGACGGCGGGCTCGCGGTGCTCCCCACCGAGACCGGGTACATGCTGGCGGCGCTGGCCACATCACTGCCCGCGCTGCGGGCGGCGTTCGACGTCAAGGAGCGCGACTACGCGCACGCCATGCACGTGGCCTGCGCGTCGATCGGCATGGCCGCCCGGTACGCGCGGCTGTCGGCGGACGCCCGCCGGCTGATGGGCGCGTTCACGCCGGGGCCGCTGACGGTCGTGGCGCAGCAGACGGGCGCGCTGCCGGACGAGATGGTCACGCTGGGCGGGACGGTGGGGATCAGGGTGCCTGACCACCCGGCCACGCTGCAGGTGATCGCCACGCTCGACGCGCCGATCACCGCGACGAGCCTCAACCGCTCCGGCGAGGAGACCCGCCCGTTCGACCGTGACCTGCTCGAAGAGCTGCCGTGGGGCGATGCGCACGACATACCGGTGGTCGAGGACAAGGCGGCCGTCAGGTACGCGGCCGCCTCGACGCTGGTACGCCTGACCGGGCCGGCGCCCGAGGTGCTCCGCCAGGGGCCGATCACCGCGGACCAGATCGCCGCCGCGCTTGAACGGTAG
- a CDS encoding lytic polysaccharide monooxygenase auxiliary activity family 9 protein, whose protein sequence is MNGRAPGYVPQPVKVLSALAAAAVVILAVPQAAQAHGALTSPVSRLAACGTEGASAASAACRAALAESGREQWRDWDNLRLPGVEGRDREVIPDGKLCSAGIERYAGLDLARADWPATRLTSGASFAFAYRSTIRHEGAFKLYVTRDGYDPKRPLAWSDVESKPFLSVEDPAFRDGAYRMKGALPANKSGRHLIYTIWQNSSTPDTYYSCSDVIFAKPAAKPAKAAEATKPAPEPAAAPASEAPPATEAPAPPAARPEPVSSTSALPLIGGGAAVIVVLGALFAVFLRRMRR, encoded by the coding sequence TTGAACGGTAGGGCGCCCGGCTACGTACCCCAGCCCGTGAAGGTGCTCTCCGCGCTCGCCGCGGCAGCGGTGGTGATCCTGGCCGTCCCGCAGGCCGCTCAGGCGCACGGCGCGCTCACCAGCCCGGTGAGCCGGCTGGCCGCGTGCGGCACCGAGGGTGCGAGCGCCGCCTCGGCGGCCTGCCGTGCGGCCCTCGCGGAGAGCGGCCGCGAGCAGTGGCGTGACTGGGACAACCTGCGCCTGCCCGGTGTCGAGGGGCGGGATCGCGAGGTGATCCCGGACGGCAAGCTGTGCAGCGCGGGCATCGAGCGGTACGCGGGGCTGGACCTTGCCCGCGCCGACTGGCCGGCGACGCGGCTGACCTCGGGCGCGAGCTTCGCGTTCGCGTACCGGAGCACGATCCGCCACGAGGGCGCGTTCAAGCTCTACGTCACCCGCGACGGCTACGACCCGAAGCGGCCGCTGGCCTGGTCCGACGTGGAGAGCAAGCCGTTCCTGTCGGTCGAGGACCCAGCGTTCCGTGACGGTGCGTACCGGATGAAGGGCGCGCTTCCGGCCAACAAGAGCGGACGCCACCTGATCTACACGATCTGGCAGAATTCGAGCACTCCGGACACGTACTACTCGTGTTCCGATGTGATCTTCGCCAAGCCGGCGGCCAAGCCCGCGAAGGCCGCGGAGGCCACCAAGCCCGCGCCGGAGCCCGCCGCCGCGCCGGCCAGCGAGGCACCACCCGCGACGGAGGCGCCCGCCCCACCCGCCGCTCGGCCGGAGCCCGTCTCCAGCACGAGCGCGCTCCCGCTGATCGGCGGCGGCGCGGCGGTGATCGTCGTGCTCGGCGCCCTTTTCGCGGTGTTCCTGCGACGGATGCGCCGCTGA
- a CDS encoding transglycosylase domain-containing protein, with amino-acid sequence MRVRSLLSKFLTLVLCGVLAGLAVAAAVFPANAVFALTAKSASDAFLDLPSDLKTPPPAQRSYLYANDGKTLITSFYDVNREDVPLDDVAPAMQQAIVAAEDARFFEHGGVDLRSVIRAFVANGTGGKVEQGASTLTMQYVRNVLKTDPGLTPQQREEATADTAGRKLQEMRYAVALEQELSKQEILSRYLNIAYFGAGAYGIAAASERYFDKEPAKLTLAESALLAGLVQSPDGDSPIGGDKERALSRRAYVLDSMARTGKITPAQAAKAKAEPLRLKPTELPSGCTASSNNSWGFFCDYVKQWWMAQPEFGATPQERERNLLQGGYSVVTSLDPDIQKSAQSNVLEVYGYGNDRAAPMAVVQPGTGRVLAMAVNRHYSLDDTTNQLVAGGGAIDGYQAGSTFKLFTMLAALESGRSLDTGFDAPARFVSQYPASGEGSCDGKWCPSNANPSWMDGHRTMWTGFGRSVNTYFVWLEQQVGADKVVEMAQRLGITFRADSDANFAKENAAGWGSFTLGVAATTPLDLANAYATVAAEGVHCQPTPVLSITDPSGKKVAAGDPKCERVLSEDVARAATDAARCPVGDQSAYGRCDGGTAEQVSQILGGRPVAGKTGTSEDASTESFVGFTPQLAVASIAANPDDPRDHVGSAIQRDVIVAVARTMASALSGQPREDFSPPGTGIAFGPDGRRGPE; translated from the coding sequence GTGCGTGTCCGGTCTCTGCTGTCCAAGTTTCTGACCCTCGTCCTCTGCGGTGTGCTCGCCGGCCTTGCCGTCGCCGCAGCCGTCTTCCCGGCCAACGCGGTGTTCGCGCTGACCGCGAAGTCCGCCAGCGACGCGTTCCTGGACCTGCCGAGCGACCTGAAGACACCGCCGCCCGCGCAGCGCTCGTACCTCTACGCCAACGACGGCAAGACGCTGATCACCAGCTTCTACGACGTCAACCGCGAGGACGTGCCCCTAGACGACGTGGCACCGGCGATGCAGCAGGCGATCGTGGCGGCGGAGGACGCCCGCTTCTTCGAGCACGGCGGCGTCGACCTGCGCAGCGTCATCCGCGCGTTCGTGGCCAACGGCACCGGCGGCAAGGTCGAGCAGGGCGCGTCGACGCTGACGATGCAGTACGTCCGGAACGTCCTCAAGACCGACCCCGGCCTCACCCCGCAGCAGCGCGAGGAGGCCACCGCCGACACCGCCGGCCGCAAGCTGCAGGAGATGCGGTACGCGGTCGCGCTCGAGCAGGAGCTCTCCAAGCAGGAGATCCTCAGCCGCTACCTGAACATCGCCTACTTCGGCGCCGGTGCGTACGGCATCGCCGCGGCAAGCGAGCGCTACTTCGACAAGGAGCCGGCAAAGCTGACGCTCGCCGAGTCGGCACTGCTGGCCGGTCTGGTGCAGTCGCCCGACGGCGACAGCCCGATCGGCGGCGACAAGGAGCGGGCGCTGTCGCGCCGGGCGTACGTGCTGGACTCGATGGCGCGCACCGGAAAGATCACCCCCGCGCAGGCCGCCAAGGCGAAGGCCGAGCCGCTCCGCCTCAAGCCGACCGAGCTGCCCAGCGGCTGTACCGCGTCGAGCAACAACAGCTGGGGCTTCTTCTGCGACTACGTGAAGCAGTGGTGGATGGCCCAACCGGAGTTCGGCGCGACGCCGCAGGAACGCGAGCGCAACCTGCTGCAGGGCGGGTACAGCGTGGTCACCTCGCTCGACCCGGACATCCAGAAGTCGGCACAGAGCAACGTGCTGGAGGTGTACGGGTACGGCAACGACCGCGCCGCGCCGATGGCCGTCGTGCAACCGGGCACCGGGCGTGTGCTCGCAATGGCCGTCAACCGTCACTACAGCCTCGATGACACCACCAACCAGTTGGTGGCCGGCGGTGGCGCGATCGACGGCTACCAGGCCGGCTCGACGTTCAAGCTGTTCACGATGCTCGCGGCACTGGAGTCGGGGCGGAGCCTGGACACCGGCTTCGACGCGCCGGCCCGCTTCGTCTCCCAGTACCCGGCAAGCGGCGAGGGCAGCTGTGACGGCAAGTGGTGCCCGAGCAACGCCAACCCGTCGTGGATGGATGGCCACCGCACGATGTGGACCGGCTTCGGCCGCTCGGTCAACACGTACTTCGTGTGGCTGGAGCAGCAGGTCGGCGCCGACAAGGTGGTCGAGATGGCGCAGCGGCTGGGCATCACGTTCCGGGCCGACAGCGACGCGAACTTCGCCAAGGAGAACGCGGCCGGCTGGGGCTCGTTCACGCTCGGCGTCGCGGCCACCACGCCGCTGGACCTGGCCAACGCGTACGCGACTGTGGCCGCCGAGGGCGTGCACTGCCAGCCGACCCCGGTGCTGTCGATCACCGACCCGTCCGGCAAGAAGGTGGCCGCCGGCGACCCGAAGTGCGAGCGGGTGCTGAGCGAGGACGTGGCCCGCGCGGCCACCGACGCGGCCCGCTGCCCCGTGGGTGACCAGTCCGCTTACGGCCGCTGCGACGGCGGTACCGCCGAACAGGTCTCGCAGATCCTGGGCGGGCGGCCGGTCGCGGGCAAGACCGGTACCTCGGAGGACGCCTCGACCGAGTCGTTCGTCGGGTTCACCCCGCAGCTCGCGGTCGCCTCGATCGCCGCCAACCCCGACGACCCGCGCGACCACGTGGGGTCGGCGATCCAGCGGGACGTGATCGTGGCGGTGGCCCGCACGATGGCCTCGGCGCTGTCCGGGCAGCCGCGGGAGGACTTCAGCCCTCCGGGTACCGGCATCGCCTTCGGGCCGGACGGCCGGAGAGGCCCTGAATAG
- the atpB gene encoding F0F1 ATP synthase subunit A, translating into MSSSIAAEIPWPPSVEDFFLPPIVEGADPWFTKVTVLVWVAVAALIIFFLVTYRDPKIVPTKRQWIAESIYGFVRNSVAKDLIGHEGVRFAPYLTTLFCFVLLTNLFGIIPGIQMSPNSHIAFPAILAIISWVLFNVVGIRQHGFAKYMRNSLIPPAPWFILPLLIPIEFVSTFIFRPFTLAVRLFANMFAGHMILLVFTLGGFVMLNSNAWLAPVSLLSWLMAIALTFLEAMVIVLQAYVFTVLTASYIQGALAEEH; encoded by the coding sequence GTGAGCAGCAGTATTGCGGCGGAGATCCCGTGGCCGCCGAGCGTGGAAGACTTCTTCCTGCCGCCGATCGTCGAGGGCGCTGACCCCTGGTTCACCAAGGTCACTGTGCTGGTGTGGGTGGCCGTCGCGGCCCTCATCATCTTCTTCCTGGTTACCTACCGGGACCCCAAGATTGTGCCGACGAAGCGCCAGTGGATCGCTGAGTCCATCTACGGTTTCGTGCGCAACAGCGTGGCCAAGGACCTGATCGGGCACGAGGGCGTGCGGTTCGCGCCGTACCTGACGACGCTCTTCTGCTTCGTGCTGCTGACGAACCTCTTCGGCATCATCCCGGGCATCCAGATGTCGCCCAACTCGCACATCGCGTTCCCGGCGATCCTGGCGATCATCAGCTGGGTGCTCTTCAACGTTGTCGGCATCCGGCAGCACGGCTTCGCGAAGTACATGCGAAACTCGCTGATCCCGCCGGCGCCGTGGTTCATCCTGCCGCTGCTGATTCCGATCGAGTTCGTCTCGACGTTCATCTTCCGCCCCTTCACCCTGGCGGTCCGGCTCTTCGCGAACATGTTCGCCGGCCACATGATCCTGCTGGTGTTCACGCTCGGCGGGTTCGTGATGCTCAACTCGAACGCGTGGCTCGCGCCGGTGTCGCTCCTGTCCTGGCTGATGGCGATCGCGCTGACGTTCCTCGAGGCGATGGTCATCGTCCTGCAGGCGTACGTCTTCACCGTGCTGACGGCCAGCTACATCCAGGGCGCGCTCGCCGAAGAGCACTGA
- a CDS encoding ATP synthase F0 subunit C, which yields MPLAEITGSTAAIGYGLAAIGPGIGVGLIFASYVQATARQPESSRLTQPFVWIGFAVVEALALLGIAFGFIWAG from the coding sequence ATGCCACTCGCTGAGATCACGGGTAGCACCGCCGCGATCGGCTACGGCCTGGCCGCTATCGGCCCCGGCATCGGTGTCGGTCTGATCTTCGCCAGTTACGTGCAGGCGACCGCGCGTCAGCCCGAGTCGTCCCGCCTTACCCAGCCGTTCGTCTGGATCGGCTTCGCCGTGGTCGAGGCGCTCGCCCTGCTGGGCATCGCGTTCGGCTTCATCTGGGCTGGCTGA
- a CDS encoding F0F1 ATP synthase subunit B → MIPIWQEIVVGTIAFALLCFILMKFVFPRMEKTFQARVEAIEGGIQRAEAAQAEANQLLEQYRAQLAEARTDAARIRDDARADAEGIRQDVLAKAREESDRIIAAGKEQLAAERATIVRELRTEVGTLAVDLAGKIVGESLADEARRKGTVERFLTDLESTGAR, encoded by the coding sequence ATCATCCCGATCTGGCAAGAGATCGTGGTCGGCACGATTGCTTTCGCCCTGCTGTGCTTCATCCTCATGAAGTTCGTCTTCCCGCGCATGGAGAAGACCTTCCAGGCGAGGGTCGAGGCCATCGAGGGCGGCATCCAGCGGGCCGAGGCGGCGCAGGCCGAGGCAAACCAGCTGCTCGAGCAGTACCGGGCACAGCTGGCCGAGGCCCGTACGGACGCCGCCCGGATCCGGGACGACGCGCGCGCAGACGCCGAGGGCATCCGGCAGGACGTTCTCGCGAAGGCGCGGGAGGAGTCCGACCGCATCATCGCGGCGGGCAAGGAGCAGCTCGCGGCAGAGCGGGCGACGATCGTCCGTGAGCTGCGGACCGAGGTCGGCACGCTTGCCGTCGACCTGGCCGGCAAGATCGTGGGCGAGTCGCTGGCCGACGAGGCGCGGCGCAAGGGCACGGTCGAGCGCTTCCTGACCGACCTCGAGAGCACCGGGGCCCGCTGA
- a CDS encoding F0F1 ATP synthase subunit delta has protein sequence MQVASRESYTAAAERLEAHARRANPQTIAGTAGDLLAVADLLRREPRLRRALSDPARSGQDRQGLLSSLLGNKVGKPAVEMAGALVAGRWSAPSELLDATERLGVEALLASADRAGDLGEVEDELFRFGQVVSADPALAGALGDVVSPAAQRATLARALLEGKAKPVTVRLVEVALAGFGGRSFDGSLTRLVELAADRRDRQVAYVTVAAPLTDEEERRLGAKLAELYGREVSVKQVVRPEILGGMSVRVGSDLYDGTVLRRLTDTRNALAKR, from the coding sequence ATGCAGGTAGCGAGCCGGGAGTCGTACACCGCCGCCGCAGAGCGGTTGGAGGCGCACGCCCGCCGGGCCAACCCGCAGACGATCGCCGGTACCGCCGGCGACCTGCTCGCGGTGGCCGACCTGCTGCGGCGTGAGCCGCGGCTGCGCCGGGCGCTCTCGGACCCGGCCCGCAGCGGTCAAGACCGCCAAGGGCTGCTGTCCAGCCTGCTGGGCAACAAGGTCGGCAAGCCGGCGGTCGAGATGGCCGGCGCGCTCGTGGCCGGACGGTGGTCGGCGCCGTCCGAGCTGCTGGACGCGACCGAGCGGCTCGGCGTGGAGGCGTTACTCGCCAGCGCCGACCGGGCTGGCGACCTCGGTGAGGTGGAAGACGAGCTGTTCCGTTTCGGGCAGGTGGTCTCCGCCGACCCGGCGCTGGCCGGTGCGCTGGGCGACGTCGTCTCACCGGCGGCTCAGCGGGCCACGCTCGCGCGGGCGCTGCTCGAAGGCAAGGCCAAGCCGGTGACCGTCCGGCTGGTCGAGGTGGCGCTGGCCGGCTTCGGCGGGCGCTCGTTCGACGGCTCGCTGACCAGGCTGGTCGAGCTCGCCGCGGACCGGCGGGACCGCCAGGTGGCGTACGTCACCGTGGCCGCCCCGCTGACCGACGAGGAAGAGCGCCGGCTGGGCGCCAAGCTCGCCGAACTGTACGGTCGAGAGGTCTCCGTAAAGCAGGTTGTGCGGCCGGAGATCCTCGGCGGGATGAGTGTGCGGGTCGGCTCCGACCTGTACGACGGCACGGTCCTGCGCCGGCTCACCGACACACGCAACGCGCTCGCGAAGCGCTAA
- the atpA gene encoding F0F1 ATP synthase subunit alpha → MAELTISTEEIRGALERYVSSYTPDISREEVGTVTDAGDGIAHVEGLPSTMANELLEFEDGTLGVALNLDVREIGVVVLGEFAGIEEGQSVKRTGRVLSVPVGDKFLGRVVNPLGQPIDGLGDIENEGFRELELQAPNVMARQPVKEALQTGIKAIDAMTAIGRGQRQLIIGDRKTGKTTVALDTILNQRANWESGDPAKQVRCIYVAIGQKASTVASVKGILEEHGAMEYTTIVASPASDPAGFKYLAPYAGSSIGQHWMYAGKHVLIVFDDLSKQAEAYRAVSLLLRRPPGREAYPGDVFYLHSRLLERCAKLSDEMGAGSMTGLPIIETKANDISAFIPTNVISITDGQIFLESDLFNQGVRPAINVGTSVSRVGGAAQVKPLRKVAGRLRLDLAQFRELEAFAAFASDLDRASRAQLERGSRLVELLKQPNYSPYPVEEQVVSIWAGTEGKLDDVPVSEVRRFEAEFLEFLRHSYKPTLQSIADNNWDDDITNGLDEAIVKFKQMFLAKETSPIGREADAQALEGDEETEKVTRYRDTPTEK, encoded by the coding sequence ATGGCCGAGCTGACCATCTCTACGGAGGAGATCCGCGGCGCCCTGGAGCGCTACGTCTCCTCCTACACGCCCGACATCTCCCGCGAGGAGGTCGGCACCGTCACCGACGCCGGCGACGGTATCGCCCACGTCGAGGGCCTGCCTTCGACGATGGCCAACGAGCTCCTGGAGTTCGAGGACGGCACGCTGGGCGTGGCGCTCAACCTCGACGTCCGCGAGATCGGTGTGGTGGTCCTCGGCGAGTTCGCCGGCATCGAGGAAGGCCAGAGCGTCAAGCGCACCGGCCGGGTGCTCTCGGTGCCGGTCGGCGACAAGTTCCTCGGCCGCGTGGTCAACCCGCTCGGCCAGCCGATCGACGGTCTCGGCGACATCGAAAACGAGGGCTTCCGCGAGCTTGAGCTCCAGGCGCCCAACGTCATGGCCCGCCAGCCGGTGAAGGAAGCCCTCCAGACCGGCATCAAGGCCATCGACGCGATGACCGCGATCGGCCGGGGCCAGCGGCAGCTGATCATCGGCGACCGCAAGACCGGCAAGACCACCGTCGCGCTGGACACGATCCTCAACCAGCGTGCCAACTGGGAGTCCGGCGACCCGGCCAAGCAGGTGCGCTGCATCTACGTCGCGATCGGCCAGAAGGCCTCCACTGTCGCGTCGGTGAAGGGCATCCTCGAAGAGCACGGCGCGATGGAGTACACCACCATCGTCGCGTCGCCCGCCTCCGACCCGGCCGGCTTCAAGTACCTGGCTCCGTACGCCGGCTCGTCCATCGGACAGCACTGGATGTACGCGGGCAAGCACGTGCTCATCGTCTTCGACGACCTGAGCAAGCAGGCCGAGGCGTACCGCGCGGTGTCGCTGCTGCTGCGCCGCCCGCCGGGCCGCGAGGCGTACCCCGGTGACGTCTTCTACCTGCACTCCCGCCTCCTGGAGCGCTGCGCGAAGCTCTCCGACGAGATGGGTGCCGGCTCGATGACCGGCCTGCCGATCATCGAGACGAAGGCCAACGACATCTCGGCGTTCATCCCGACGAACGTCATCTCGATCACCGACGGCCAGATCTTCCTGGAGTCCGACCTGTTCAACCAGGGCGTGCGTCCGGCGATCAACGTCGGTACCTCGGTCTCCCGGGTCGGCGGCGCCGCGCAGGTCAAGCCGCTGCGCAAGGTGGCCGGCCGGCTCCGCCTGGACCTGGCCCAGTTCCGCGAGCTGGAGGCGTTCGCCGCGTTCGCGTCCGACCTCGACCGGGCCTCCCGCGCCCAGCTGGAGCGGGGCTCGCGCCTCGTCGAGCTGCTCAAGCAGCCGAACTACTCGCCGTACCCGGTGGAGGAGCAGGTCGTCTCGATCTGGGCCGGCACCGAGGGCAAGCTGGACGACGTTCCGGTGAGCGAGGTCCGGCGCTTCGAGGCGGAGTTCCTCGAGTTCCTGCGCCACTCGTACAAGCCGACGCTGCAGTCCATCGCCGACAACAACTGGGACGACGACATCACGAACGGCCTCGACGAGGCGATCGTGAAGTTCAAGCAGATGTTCCTGGCGAAGGAGACCAGCCCGATCGGTCGCGAGGCGGACGCTCAGGCGCTGGAGGGTGACGAGGAGACCGAGAAGGTCACCCGCTACCGCGACACCCCGACCGAGAAGTAG
- a CDS encoding F0F1 ATP synthase subunit gamma — translation MAAQVRVLRQRIRSAKSMKKITKAMELVATSRIAKAQARVAASLPYAQAITGVLTALASNASVDHPLLTARPQVRRAGVLLITSDRGLAGGYSSNAIKTAESLMARLREDGKEPVLYVIGRKGVTYYRFRNRPIEASWTGFSEQPAFTDAREVGETLIKAFTHGADDGEDHSGPDGVQGVDELHIVYTEFKSLMTQAPTTRIIGPMEVEDRPRSEGLLPAYEFEPEAEALLDALLPKYINTRIYAALLESAASESAARRRAMKSATDNAEEMIQNYTRQMNSARQAGITQEISEIVGGVNALAAAGSEV, via the coding sequence ATGGCGGCCCAGGTTCGTGTTCTTCGTCAACGGATCCGCTCGGCGAAGTCGATGAAGAAGATCACCAAGGCGATGGAGCTCGTGGCCACGAGCCGGATCGCCAAGGCCCAGGCGCGGGTGGCGGCGTCCCTGCCGTACGCCCAGGCCATCACCGGCGTGCTGACGGCGCTGGCGTCCAACGCCAGCGTCGACCACCCGCTGCTGACGGCGCGTCCCCAGGTGCGGCGGGCCGGCGTCCTGCTCATCACGAGCGACCGCGGCCTGGCCGGTGGCTACAGCTCCAACGCGATCAAGACGGCCGAGTCGCTGATGGCGCGCCTGCGGGAGGACGGCAAGGAGCCGGTTCTGTACGTCATCGGCCGCAAGGGCGTGACGTACTACCGCTTCCGCAACCGCCCGATCGAGGCGAGCTGGACTGGCTTCTCCGAGCAGCCGGCCTTCACCGACGCGCGCGAGGTGGGCGAGACGCTGATCAAGGCGTTCACCCACGGCGCCGACGACGGTGAGGACCACTCCGGTCCGGACGGCGTGCAGGGTGTCGACGAGTTGCACATCGTGTACACGGAGTTCAAGTCGCTGATGACGCAGGCGCCGACTACCCGGATCATCGGTCCTATGGAGGTCGAGGACCGGCCCCGGTCGGAGGGTCTGCTCCCGGCGTACGAGTTCGAGCCGGAGGCGGAGGCGCTGCTCGACGCGCTGCTGCCCAAGTACATCAACACGCGCATCTACGCAGCCCTGCTCGAATCGGCGGCGAGCGAGTCGGCGGCCCGCCGGCGCGCGATGAAGAGCGCGACGGACAACGCGGAAGAGATGATCCAGAACTACACGCGGCAGATGAACTCCGCGCGTCAGGCCGGGATCACCCAGGAGATCAGCGAGATCGTCGGCGGCGTCAACGCGCTCGCCGCGGCGGGAAGTGAAGTGTGA